GGGTCTTCCAGGGTTCTGTTCGGATCCAGCTTCTTACCTGTGTCACTCGCCATTTACCGATGCGCTCCCAGTCCCATGATCCTTCATATGCCCGACTCATTGTGCTAGGAAGTTCAATTTTAGTTAAGAAATACTTGTAATATGTCAGACCTGTTTTTATGGTGATTTGCATGACTAGGAGCACGAGGTGCTGCTATTCAAGGTGGAATAGCAATTTTGCATTCAACACCTCCTACTCCTGTATTTACATGGCAATTTTGGCTGAGACAAAAGGTCGTTTCTACTGGTAATTGGGTTCTTTACTCCAGCTATTTAATAGCATTTCAACAAATATTTCTCGAAATGACCTGTGGGTAAAGAACAATTGTTGAAATGCTATGGCTTGTGGGTATAGCATTTCTATAGCATTTCAATGGCCTGTGGGTCAAGCATTTCTATGGCTTGTGGGGGTTGTTATCCGGTTGAACAATTGTCCGGAGTTTCAGTGGTGTTTATGTGCTAAACATTTATTATCAAGGATAATTCTTTCCACCAGTGGCTTCTTTCTATTGTATCCGGTACGTATTTGTGTTTTTCTCTTTGTGGTTTATTGGACGAGGAAGGTGGAACAGTACCAGCTTCCAATGAAAGATGCCTCGGAGAGGTGGAATGGTATTTAATTTTCATCGAATATGCCTCGTGTATTTTGTGGTTGGGATAGTCACAGGGTAAGAGTAGTAGGATGTAACTGCATTTACTCCTGCGTCTTTTGCCACCAAATTTAAAAGGCCAACCTTACATTATTATTGCTTGTTGAATGTAAAACAGATCTGTTTCTTAATGGTCTCGCACCAGCTCGAATCTCCTACATTCAGAAAGCAAACCCAGGCTTAGGAcaggaaacaaaaaaagaagggaaaactTAAAGTTGTGAAAGAGAGGGGGAAGGATTAAGCATATCCAGGCTTAGGacgggaaagaaaagaaggaaaaactttAAGTTATGACTTATGAGAGAGAAGGGGAAGGATTGTTTATGTTGTTTGGGAGTTGAAAATTAATGAAATGATTTTGGATGTGGAACTGGGGAAGtcataaaatatttattcaagacctttttaaggataaaatagGCATTATGAAAAAATTTGACAAGATTCCTCAAAGTTTCCTTCTATTTCCGTTCAATTTGGGCAAAAAAGTTTTGGCTAATGTAGCACTGCATTTCATCCTCCTGATTTCTGAATccttccatttcctttcttttcttttttactaaaaagtaacaaacaaaagaaaactgCCTCTCTCTTGTTTCCCATTCTTTTCTGTCCGACGCCCCAACTCCCAAACGAAATTGTTGAACATCAATGGCTATTTGGCTTTTCAAAATAATAAGTGGAATTTTTAAagcaagaacaaaaaaaaaatagaatttcgTACCATTTTTAGGTGGctgcaaaaattgaatttcttaTTACTGCCATAGCTAGTTTGGTCACTGCGAATATTTCGTTGACACCAGAAGCAAAAGTACCCAAACCCACTAGGTAGCAAGGTTTATGTTCAAAAGGGGCTAAGGGTCAGCAAACACTTCCACGGCAATGTGGAATCTGGCTGACTAACTCGGAGAAAACAATCACAGTATTCAAGAAGAAAGAGTTCTTTTTGCTATTATGATAAGTTGTTGTACGTTTTGCACAAAACAGCTAACAAAGTAAAACTCTGTGGGAAGTAAATGTAGAAATTTGCATACTCCTCAAAATCTCTTCAAAATGTGCTCGATTAACAGATTTTGGTCCCCGAAAACATAATTCCAACCAAATCTGTTCCGACGCCTAACTGATGCCTAGAAGGCAAATTGTGAGATCTGAGGCAACTCCTACTTTAAATGCCGAAAAAACCTTTGTCAATTTGCTTTTGAATCGATGACCTTCTTTGCAAAAGATGGCAAACAGAAAGCTGCAGAATGGATCTTTTTTTTGTAGAAAGCAGACAGAAGAAATCAAAGAGAGCCACATCATCGTACAAAAAGAAAGAAGCTCAAAGGCAACTTTAATGTAGAAAGATACCTCAGAGTTGTAGAACTTCAACGGGTTCATAGTTTTGGAACGGCCATCATTTGCATCAATTGGGTTGATTGGATGCTTGAAATCTACTGGTGGCCCCTCAGTAGAACAGAGCATGAAACCAATTACTCCACTGTAATGGAAATCAATAACAGTGTTAAGAGACAAAACTTTACAGCAGGAAACAAACTAGAGATTAAATAATATCAAACAGGATGGTCCGTTTCTTTTGAGGACTTTATCAATATACAACACACCAAGTAACAAAGAAATGCAGCCCCAATTGACAGAGCCCTGGCAGTGAGAAATGTACACATGCAAGgcggaaagaaagaaacaatgCCTTGGGTAAGTAGGAACTGTAGTCCATGCATAGTTGACTGATCCCTTGAAGATCTGCCTGCAGTTTGCAACGATATCTTCGATAATGTGCATGTGAAGCCATATACTTTCAGCCTGTGTACATACAACTCCACCAGGACGCAGGGCTTTTGCAACTGACTCAAAGAACGGCTTCTCAAACAACTCTTGTGCTGGGCCTGAATGCCAGAAAACTAACTCACAAAACTATCTCACAAGGAGAACAAGGAAGCAAAGGGCTTTAACAGAACGTTACCAATAGGATCAGAAGAATCTACTATAATCGCATCATAAGTTCCTTCAGGAACAGCCTTCAAAAATGCAACTCCTGTAAGGATAAGCAACAGCCGGTGAAGAAAAGCACTCAACAAAGAGAGGACAAAGATAGAATTTTCTGAATAAGGCAAGAGGAATCGAGATGTACCATCACCAATATGAAGGACTACACGTGGATCCTCAAATCCAACAGCAACATCAGGGAAAAACTGTTTGGATACCTGAATAGCAAAAGAACATACTCACTGCTCCCAAATCCAATCAGAACTAGGCGTTTATAATTTGTTTAAGCAGGGATCACAAATAAATCTTGTTCCGTGAATTTGTTCCAGTAGTAGAAAAATAACCAACTAATGTGATAAATGTGTCCATCATTCTTGAATAAGAATAACTAGCACCTAATTATGCAAAACCAACAACCAAAGGGAATGAAACAAAGGAACTTTACAAAatggtgaaaaaaaaataggaggaaaaaaaaagacattgaGAAGTAAAGAGGACATAGAGAGGCAATGGAATGAACAAAAGAAGACACCATGACTCACATCAACTACCATCTTATCAATCTCACAG
This portion of the Coffea eugenioides isolate CCC68of chromosome 11, Ceug_1.0, whole genome shotgun sequence genome encodes:
- the LOC113751772 gene encoding spermidine synthase, which gives rise to MAEQLVTELPVKRAREEGGEQVSNGVSSVGMADAVNSNSKEEAAQLPDGVSSVIPGWFSEISPMWPGEAHSLKVEKILFQGKSDYQNVMVFQSSTYGKVLVLDGVIQLTERDECAYQEMIAHLPLCSIPSPKKVLVIGGGDGGVLREVARHSSVEQIDICEIDKMVVDVSKQFFPDVAVGFEDPRVVLHIGDGVAFLKAVPEGTYDAIIVDSSDPIGPAQELFEKPFFESVAKALRPGGVVCTQAESIWLHMHIIEDIVANCRQIFKGSVNYAWTTVPTYPSGVIGFMLCSTEGPPVDFKHPINPIDANDGRSKTMNPLKFYNSEIHSAAFCLPSFAKKVIDSKAN